The Osmia bicornis bicornis chromosome 9, iOsmBic2.1, whole genome shotgun sequence genome has a segment encoding these proteins:
- the LOC114883103 gene encoding E3 ubiquitin-protein ligase RNF181-like, producing the protein MSDYFEEMGWTPLRDGEAPNHLIQMARLLRDFGMWDLLGQTTRLPPPASKSAIENLQEIEIGASDSKQCPVCLKDFETGIFAKRMPCKHIFHQECIIPWLEKTNSCPLCRYQLPTDDEDYEMYRKEKQRAIDREKDLETLHNSMFL; encoded by the exons ATGTCAGATTATTTTGAAGAAATGGGTTGGACACCTTTGAGAGATGGTGAAGCACCGAATCATTTAATACAAATGGCTAGATTGTTACGAGATTTTGGTATGTGGGATTTGTTAGGACAAACAACCAGGTTACCACCACCTGCGTCAAAATCtgcaattgaaaatttacaagAGATCGAAATTGGTGCATCAGATTCAAAACAGTGTCCTGTCTGTTTGAAAGATTTTGAGACAGGAATATTTGCGAAACGCATGCCTtgtaaacatatttttcatcaAGAATGTATAATACCGTGGTTAGAAAAG ACAAATTCGTGTCCGCTCTGCAGATACCAGTTACCAACAGATGATGAAGACTATGAGATGTACagaaaggaaaagcaacgTGCAATTGATAGGGAAAAAGATCTCGAAACTTTACACAATTCAATGTTTCTAtag
- the LOC114883120 gene encoding synaptogenesis protein syg-2-like isoform X2 gives MWCHVLAVIVALFTLVYAQGGPRTFSARPYRGGPTLATRAVLQGTAELPCDITPPRQNDSAILVIWYRDDITPIYSYDIRGKYSEKASHWKDKDHLNDRAFFRTIPEPAALNINHIEEKDEGEYRCRVDFAKSPTRNSRIHLTVIVPPHKPNIIDAHGKTVSTIAGPYDEGGDMKLQCLVTGGRPEPKVRWWRGEMLLDSKDEPGEFPSLRRNTLIIRELSRADLHAVFTCQASNNNISQPVSASVAIEMHLKPLSVTILSSEHAPLSADRKYEINCMSVGSRPPAKLSWYMDGKKLNNYTEKVSQDGNMTSSLLTFKPTLLDHAKVINCRAENPKVHRGVAEDEWKLNVFFAPILHLELGSNMNPDDIEEGDDVYFECKVHANPDAYKVVWKHNGNVIQNNAKNGVIVQQYGLALREVNRSQAGNYTCIASNVEGDGYSNNVELKIMYKPICVPDQKRIYGVARHEDARVICRVEAYPPPDSFRWTFNNTEEMVDVPQARYKNSTRHTQSVLTYRPVTEMDYGTVFCWASNTAGQQKNACVFHIIPAGKPESPYNCTLSNQTTESLSVECTAGFDGGQPQHFLLEVFDQHTGMLQANLTSKENAAFTVQGLESGKVLKMILYAVNAKGRSEPTLLEGFTLKVAEKQTGTPVPFEITSLLGVLVGVITALLLVTLTILAAMKIRNERRTQRPNDLPLKKGTAPSSEDLYDTDDRNPDVVPVNKGSDYQLTGSISGTPLATQNTPDGLISTSLSIQQVNHLQGLSPYSHEYNNYPTLPLSGEITYAELCLARPTTLSTLANDTKLTSISGIGSLSTLPAYGSGVIVGGKPYTKEATIYACIDHNARPPKVDVSNSSSCALTPLSTKSTFQELNGATTNNKNPTREVVTVRTPLISTQESCV, from the exons GACCAACCCTTGCAACCAGAGCAGTACTTCAGGGTACAGCAGAATTACCATGCGACATTACACCCCCACGAcaaaatgattctgcaattCTGGTTATATGGTATAGAGATGATATTACACCTATTTACAG TTATGATATAAGAGGCAAATATTCTGAAAAAGCTTCTCATTGGAAAGACAAAGATCATTTAAATGATCGAGCGTTCTTCAGAACAATCCCAGAACCAGCAGCATTAAATATCAATCATATCGAAGAAAAAGACGAAGGTGAATATAGATGTCGGGTAGATTTTGCTAAAAGCCCAACCAGAAATTCTAGGATTCATCTAACAGTAATAG TACCACCCCATAAACCAAATATCATTGATGCACATGGGAAAACAGTGTCAACCATAGCAGGTCCATACGACGAAGGAGGAGACATGAAATTGCAGTGTCTGGTCACAGGGG GTCGACCCGAACCAAAAGTAAGATGGTGGCGTGGAGAAATGCTTCTTGATTCGAAAGACGAGCCTGGAGAATTTCCTTCTCTTCGTAGAAATACATTAATAATTCGGGAACTTTCCAGAGCTGATCTCCATGCAGTATTTACTTGCCAAGCATCTAACAACAATATCAGTCAACCTGTATCTGCCTCTGTTGCTATTGAAATGCATT TAAAACCACTGAGTGTAACGATATTAAGCAGTGAACATGCACCTCTAAGTGCTGATCGAAAGTACGAAATAAATTGTATGAGTGTTGGTTCAAGACCTCCAGCTAAGTTATCGTGGTACATGGATGGAAAAAAGTTGAACAATTACACCGAGAag GTTTCTCAGGATGGTAATATGACTAGTTCTCTATTAACGTTCAAACCAACTTTACTTGACCATGCCAAAGTAATTAATTGCCGAGCAGAAAATCCTAAGGTTCATCGAGGTGTAGCCGAAGACGAGTGGAAACTAAATGTTTTTT TTGCACCAATTTTACATCTGGAGTTGGGGTCAAATATGAATCCAGACGACATCGAAGAAGGTGACGATGTGTACTTTGAATGCAAGGTGCATGCTAACCCCGATGCTTATAAAGTAGTATGGAAACACAAT GGAAACGTAATTCAAAATAATGCGAAAAATGGCGTGATAGTACAGCAATACGGTTTGGCTTTGAGGGAGGTCAATCGCTCTCAAGCCGGAAATTATACTTGTATCGCAAGCAATGTCGAAGGAGATGGTTACAGTAACAACGTGGAACTTAAAATTATGT ATAAACCAATTTGCGTGCCGGATCAGAAACGGATCTACGGTGTAGCACGTCACGAAGATGCACGAGTAATTTGCAGGGTCGAGGCGTATCCTCCACCAGACAGCTTCCGCTGGACTTTTAATAATACAGAAGAGATGGTAGATGTGCCACAAGCAAGATATAAAAACTCTACACGACACACTCAAAGCGTTCTCACATATCGACCAGTCACAGAAATGGATTACGGCACTGTATTTTGCTGGGCAAGTAACACTGCTGGTCAGCAAAAGAATGCCTGTGTGTTTCACATCATTCCTGCGG GGAAACCTGAATCCCCGTATAATTGCACCTTGTCAAATCAAACAACTGAATCACTCTCGGTGGAGTGTACTGCTGGCTTTGATGGTGGTCAACCCCAACATTTTCTTTTGGAAGTTTTTGATCAGCACACGGGAATGCTGCAAGCAAACCTCACATCCAAAGAGAATGCTGCCTTTACAGTACAAGGTTTAGAATCTGGCAAAGTTCTTAAAATGATCCTGTACGCTGTAAATGCAAAAGGAAGAAGTGAACCAACCCTTCTGGAAGGATTCACTTTGAAGGTTGCAGAAAAACAGACTG GTACTCCGGTACCTTTCGAGATCACCTCATTATTAGGCGTATTGGTCGGAGTGATTACCGCGCTACTTTTGGTTACCCTTACTATCCTGGCAGCtatgaaaattagaaatgaaagaagaacTCAAAGACCAAATGATTTGCCATTAAAGAAAGGAACAGCGCCAAGTTCTGAGGACCTTTACGATACTGACGACAGAAACCCTGACGTCGTGCCAGTAAATAAAG GTTCGGATTATCAATTAACGGGATCAATATCTGGCACACCTTTGGCTACACAAAACACCCCAGACGGACTTATCTCAACTTCACTTTCTATTCAGCAAGTGAATCATCTACAAGGGTTGTCGCCTTATTCACACGAGTACAATAATTATCCAACTTTGCCG TTGTCAGGAGAGATAACGTACGCCGAATTGTGCCTGGCACGGCCAACAACCTTATCAACATTAGCGAACGACACGAAGTTAACGAGCATAAGCGGGATCGGCAGTTTAAGTACACTTCCGGCTTATGGAAGCGGAGTAATCGTAGGTGGTAAACCGTACACGAAAGAAGCGACGATCTATGCTTGCATAGATCACAACGCAAGACCACCAAAGGTTGATGTCTCTAATTCATCGTCGTGTGCATTAACGCCTTTATCGACCAAAAGCACGTTCCAGGAGTTGAATGGTGCTACaacgaataataaaaatccCACGAGAGAAGTGGTCACCGTTCGTACGCCATTGATATCCACTCAAGAAAGTTGTGTATAG
- the LOC114883120 gene encoding synaptogenesis protein syg-2-like isoform X1, with the protein MWCHVLAVIVALFTLVYAQGGPRTFSARPYRGGPTLATRAVLQGTAELPCDITPPRQNDSAILVIWYRDDITPIYSYDIRGKYSEKASHWKDKDHLNDRAFFRTIPEPAALNINHIEEKDEGEYRCRVDFAKSPTRNSRIHLTVIVPPHKPNIIDAHGKTVSTIAGPYDEGGDMKLQCLVTGGRPEPKVRWWRGEMLLDSKDEPGEFPSLRRNTLIIRELSRADLHAVFTCQASNNNISQPVSASVAIEMHLKPLSVTILSSEHAPLSADRKYEINCMSVGSRPPAKLSWYMDGKKLNNYTEKVSQDGNMTSSLLTFKPTLLDHAKVINCRAENPKVHRGVAEDEWKLNVFFAPILHLELGSNMNPDDIEEGDDVYFECKVHANPDAYKVVWKHNGNVIQNNAKNGVIVQQYGLALREVNRSQAGNYTCIASNVEGDGYSNNVELKIMYKPICVPDQKRIYGVARHEDARVICRVEAYPPPDSFRWTFNNTEEMVDVPQARYKNSTRHTQSVLTYRPVTEMDYGTVFCWASNTAGQQKNACVFHIIPAGKPESPYNCTLSNQTTESLSVECTAGFDGGQPQHFLLEVFDQHTGMLQANLTSKENAAFTVQGLESGKVLKMILYAVNAKGRSEPTLLEGFTLKVAEKQTVRVLFTGTPVPFEITSLLGVLVGVITALLLVTLTILAAMKIRNERRTQRPNDLPLKKGTAPSSEDLYDTDDRNPDVVPVNKGSDYQLTGSISGTPLATQNTPDGLISTSLSIQQVNHLQGLSPYSHEYNNYPTLPLSGEITYAELCLARPTTLSTLANDTKLTSISGIGSLSTLPAYGSGVIVGGKPYTKEATIYACIDHNARPPKVDVSNSSSCALTPLSTKSTFQELNGATTNNKNPTREVVTVRTPLISTQESCV; encoded by the exons GACCAACCCTTGCAACCAGAGCAGTACTTCAGGGTACAGCAGAATTACCATGCGACATTACACCCCCACGAcaaaatgattctgcaattCTGGTTATATGGTATAGAGATGATATTACACCTATTTACAG TTATGATATAAGAGGCAAATATTCTGAAAAAGCTTCTCATTGGAAAGACAAAGATCATTTAAATGATCGAGCGTTCTTCAGAACAATCCCAGAACCAGCAGCATTAAATATCAATCATATCGAAGAAAAAGACGAAGGTGAATATAGATGTCGGGTAGATTTTGCTAAAAGCCCAACCAGAAATTCTAGGATTCATCTAACAGTAATAG TACCACCCCATAAACCAAATATCATTGATGCACATGGGAAAACAGTGTCAACCATAGCAGGTCCATACGACGAAGGAGGAGACATGAAATTGCAGTGTCTGGTCACAGGGG GTCGACCCGAACCAAAAGTAAGATGGTGGCGTGGAGAAATGCTTCTTGATTCGAAAGACGAGCCTGGAGAATTTCCTTCTCTTCGTAGAAATACATTAATAATTCGGGAACTTTCCAGAGCTGATCTCCATGCAGTATTTACTTGCCAAGCATCTAACAACAATATCAGTCAACCTGTATCTGCCTCTGTTGCTATTGAAATGCATT TAAAACCACTGAGTGTAACGATATTAAGCAGTGAACATGCACCTCTAAGTGCTGATCGAAAGTACGAAATAAATTGTATGAGTGTTGGTTCAAGACCTCCAGCTAAGTTATCGTGGTACATGGATGGAAAAAAGTTGAACAATTACACCGAGAag GTTTCTCAGGATGGTAATATGACTAGTTCTCTATTAACGTTCAAACCAACTTTACTTGACCATGCCAAAGTAATTAATTGCCGAGCAGAAAATCCTAAGGTTCATCGAGGTGTAGCCGAAGACGAGTGGAAACTAAATGTTTTTT TTGCACCAATTTTACATCTGGAGTTGGGGTCAAATATGAATCCAGACGACATCGAAGAAGGTGACGATGTGTACTTTGAATGCAAGGTGCATGCTAACCCCGATGCTTATAAAGTAGTATGGAAACACAAT GGAAACGTAATTCAAAATAATGCGAAAAATGGCGTGATAGTACAGCAATACGGTTTGGCTTTGAGGGAGGTCAATCGCTCTCAAGCCGGAAATTATACTTGTATCGCAAGCAATGTCGAAGGAGATGGTTACAGTAACAACGTGGAACTTAAAATTATGT ATAAACCAATTTGCGTGCCGGATCAGAAACGGATCTACGGTGTAGCACGTCACGAAGATGCACGAGTAATTTGCAGGGTCGAGGCGTATCCTCCACCAGACAGCTTCCGCTGGACTTTTAATAATACAGAAGAGATGGTAGATGTGCCACAAGCAAGATATAAAAACTCTACACGACACACTCAAAGCGTTCTCACATATCGACCAGTCACAGAAATGGATTACGGCACTGTATTTTGCTGGGCAAGTAACACTGCTGGTCAGCAAAAGAATGCCTGTGTGTTTCACATCATTCCTGCGG GGAAACCTGAATCCCCGTATAATTGCACCTTGTCAAATCAAACAACTGAATCACTCTCGGTGGAGTGTACTGCTGGCTTTGATGGTGGTCAACCCCAACATTTTCTTTTGGAAGTTTTTGATCAGCACACGGGAATGCTGCAAGCAAACCTCACATCCAAAGAGAATGCTGCCTTTACAGTACAAGGTTTAGAATCTGGCAAAGTTCTTAAAATGATCCTGTACGCTGTAAATGCAAAAGGAAGAAGTGAACCAACCCTTCTGGAAGGATTCACTTTGAAGGTTGCAGAAAAACAGACTG TACGTGTTCTGTTCACAGGTACTCCGGTACCTTTCGAGATCACCTCATTATTAGGCGTATTGGTCGGAGTGATTACCGCGCTACTTTTGGTTACCCTTACTATCCTGGCAGCtatgaaaattagaaatgaaagaagaacTCAAAGACCAAATGATTTGCCATTAAAGAAAGGAACAGCGCCAAGTTCTGAGGACCTTTACGATACTGACGACAGAAACCCTGACGTCGTGCCAGTAAATAAAG GTTCGGATTATCAATTAACGGGATCAATATCTGGCACACCTTTGGCTACACAAAACACCCCAGACGGACTTATCTCAACTTCACTTTCTATTCAGCAAGTGAATCATCTACAAGGGTTGTCGCCTTATTCACACGAGTACAATAATTATCCAACTTTGCCG TTGTCAGGAGAGATAACGTACGCCGAATTGTGCCTGGCACGGCCAACAACCTTATCAACATTAGCGAACGACACGAAGTTAACGAGCATAAGCGGGATCGGCAGTTTAAGTACACTTCCGGCTTATGGAAGCGGAGTAATCGTAGGTGGTAAACCGTACACGAAAGAAGCGACGATCTATGCTTGCATAGATCACAACGCAAGACCACCAAAGGTTGATGTCTCTAATTCATCGTCGTGTGCATTAACGCCTTTATCGACCAAAAGCACGTTCCAGGAGTTGAATGGTGCTACaacgaataataaaaatccCACGAGAGAAGTGGTCACCGTTCGTACGCCATTGATATCCACTCAAGAAAGTTGTGTATAG